The sequence below is a genomic window from Borreliella spielmanii.
ACCTTATTTAAATCTTTGATTTGAACTGTTTCTTCTTCATCAATTAATAATTTTTCTTCTTCTCCAGCCATAAAGCCTCCTTAATTGTTAAAAGTGATAATATTTGCACCATCTTTATTATTAATTTTGAGAACTCTACCAATAGGAATAATTTCCTTTATAAAAGCATAAATTGAATGATCATAGCCTTTAGGAAGTGAGTTAAATACTAAGGCCTTTTTAGATGCAGCGTACCCCTTTTTCTGTTCTCTAATTAGTATCTTTTTAGGCCTTTTACCTTTTGCAGTGCTAGGTGAAATAAATGTAGTAAAGTTTGTTTTTATTGCCCCTTTTAAAGAGATATCAATAACACCAGCTTCAGTTGTAGTAATTAAAATGTCTACATTTAAAAATGCCTTAAAAATCAGTCTAAATGACTCATCAGTACCAATATGACGTAAAGCAAAAATAACACTATTGATATTGCTTGTAATACTTTGTAGAGTTTGAGTTTTTGCATAAAAAATTGATAAGACTTGAGATATCCATATAGCAATATATCTTGATTTTATATTTTCTTTTGCATCAATTGATATGAAGTTAGAATTAAGGATTTTAAGTTCATTAAGTAGTTTTTGTGCATATTCAGTTTCTGTTTGTATAAATTTTTGAATTTCAGTGTCTTTTAAGAATTTAGGTATTTTCATATTTAAGTGTCAATGTCAATAATCAGTCGATCAGTTGTATTAAAAAGTAGCATTGTATCATCATTAATTGAGATATCTTC
It includes:
- a CDS encoding DUF735 family protein, which codes for MKIPKFLKDTEIQKFIQTETEYAQKLLNELKILNSNFISIDAKENIKSRYIAIWISQVLSIFYAKTQTLQSITSNINSVIFALRHIGTDESFRLIFKAFLNVDILITTTEAGVIDISLKGAIKTNFTTFISPSTAKGKRPKKILIREQKKGYAASKKALVFNSLPKGYDHSIYAFIKEIIPIGRVLKINNKDGANIITFNN